The following proteins are co-located in the Fluviicola sp. genome:
- a CDS encoding FG-GAP-like repeat-containing protein, whose amino-acid sequence MKKLLIFLSFSMIALANWSQVSNACFSSRNDISIRKTFSQSRGMVKGDFDSDGVLDIVSSNYVASASTVKRFSFQKGLGNGKFGSSVGYGNAGLQTQDIRSADFNNDGKLDVAYINLTGIYIFHGQGNGLFDSITTLTLTNGKYMAVGDFNEDGAVDIVGTSATNQFTLFAGTLGNPTLFSSTVFTITGSIQNMEVADMDGDNHLDVVSYTANGVYVSKNNNGSLGNFFTGTNVSTSGSGQTDLTICDIDNDGDKDVVTTNKSSNNISVLKNNGTGTLNLHATYATELAPDGIDNFDINQDGFKDIVVANVSSSTISIFFGGSGGVLSLYQTIQAPGSPKAVVVGHFTSDTYPDIVSAQTSGAYFNSFVGNATNNYLQTNLFDIGASPSSAFAADFNGDGNQDVAITQAGANNAQIYLGNGAGGFTAGAILTTGTTPFYITGADLDNSGSMDLVVVNNGSGNITVFYGTGSGTFSAGSTYSVGTTPVQAKIGHLNGDAFTDIVVTNSGSANFSVLTANGASSFNSAVNYATNPTPYPIVITDYDNDGFNDVVVGHNASASSQLLKFKGDGSGTLAANGNIGTTTATYPLATSLESGDLDGDGDKDIIVGRSGDVGKIFNPAVTTGSAATNTTTIINTTPGSGSVVGIKIIDVNNDGKLDVMATYNNGGGVVTGSLVASVATGFGTNAAYVLNPPTVGFASETDASGMAVADFNNDGRVDAIIPNKGSNSFTLHLNTTPVITAGGPTTFCSGNSVTLTSTTASQWYDWDPNNETTPSISATATGPYYVVTSSSWSDWCQAKSDTITVTVTPGPTAPTITAGGPTTFCSGGNVVLTSSQATGNQWYKNGVLISGATAQNYTATTAGTYTVTYTSGGCTSPQSTGISVTATQTPVITAGGPTTFCTGGSVVLTSNVTSNILWSNGATTPSITVTTSGNYSVQNIVSGCPTLTSNTITVTVAASLSTPTISPAGPVTLCPSGSVTLTSSSATNNIWSTGATTQSITVNTAGSYFVHLDNGSCTSANSTAVTVTNGSAPATPTITAGGPTTFCTGGSVTLTSSTGTSYLWSNGATTQSITVTTSGSYTVQVTNSAGCQSASSVATVVTVNTAPATPAITAGGPTTFCAGGSVTLTSSAGTSYLWSTGATTASINVTTAGSYTVQVTNASGCQSAASSATTVTVNSAPAAPTITASGPTTFCAGGSVTLTSSAGTSYLWSTGATTASINVTTAGSYTVQVTNSSGCQSGSSTATVVTVNAAPAAPTITASGPTTFCAGGSVTLTSSAGNSYLWSTGATTASINVTTAGSYTVQVTNAAGCQSTASAATVVTVNAAPAAPTITAGGSTTFCAGGSVTLTSSAGTSYLWSTGATTPSINVTTAGSYTVQVTNSSGCQSASSAATTVTVNALPAAPTITAGGPTTFCNGNSVTLTSSAGNSYLWSTGATTASINVTTSGNYTVQVTNAAGCQSPASAATTVTVSPGPTAPTITAGSATTFCAGGSVTLTSSAGTSYLWSTGATTPSINVTTSGSYTVQITNASGCQSTASAATVVTVNPAPATPTVTAGGSTTFCAGGSVTLTSSAGTSYLWSTGATTQSITVTTAGSYSVQVTNAAGCLSAASTATVVTVNALPAAPTISAGGPTTFCAGGSVTLTSSAGTSYLWSTGATTSSINVTTAGSYTVQVTNAAGCQSPASSATTVTVNSAPAAPTITAGGPTTFCSGGSVTLTSSAGNSYLWSTGATTPSITVTTAGSYTVQVMNTAGCQSTSSAATTVTVNASPSAPTITASGSTSICAGNSVTLTSSAGTSYLWSTGATTASINVTTAGSYTVQVTNAAGCQSPASSATTVTVNALPATPTITAGGPTTFCSGGSVTLTSSSGSAYLWSTGATTASINVTTSGNYTVQVTNGAGCQSAASAATTVTVNPLPATPTITASGSTTFCAGGSVTLTASAGTSYLWSTGATTASINVTTSGTYSVQVTNAAGCQSASSAATTVTVNSLPTAPTITASGSTTFCAGGSVTLTSSTGTSYLWSTGETTQSINVTASGSYTVQVSNGAGCQSLASAATTVTVNPLPATPTITASSSTTFCAGGSVTLTSSAGNAYLWSTGATTASINVTTSGTYSVQVINTAGCQSASSAATVVTVNALPAAPTITAGGPTTFCAGGSVTLTSSTGNAYLWSTGATTASINVTTSGSYTVQVSDANGCQSPASAATVITVNPKPATPTITASGSTTFCLGQTVTLTSSTGNSYLWSTGETTQSIVVGASGSYTVQVANSFGCLSDPSAPKNVTVNVTVSTPSITASGPTTFCEGGSVTLSTGFGLYYFLWSNGETTQSIDVDTSGTFTVVRTNILTGCQSLPSSPVTVTVNPTPAAPSITASGATTFCAGGSVTLTSGPGAAYLWSTGATTASINVTTSGSYTVQITDANGCQSPFSTATAVTVHPNPTAPTITASGPTTFCDGGSVTLTSSTATSYLWSTGETTQSIIVTTTGSYSVAVTNGFGCSTSAATPTNVTVNPNPAVPTITAGGPTTFCDGDSVILTSSSTTGNLWSTGETTQSITVTASGTYSLEVSNGFGCSTAAAAATSVTVNPIPAVPTITAGGPLTFCDGGSVTLTSSASTGNLWSTGETTPSITVTTTGSYTVEQIQSGCSSGASASTDVIVNPNPAVPTITAGGPTTFCDGDSVILTSSSTTGNLWSTGETTQSITVTASGNYSLEVSNGFGCSTASASATNVTVNPIPAVPTITAGGPTTFCSAGGSVVLTSSASTGNLWSTGETTQSITVTTTGSYTVEQILAGCSSGSSASTDVLVNPTPATPTITAGSTTTFCTGDSVVLTSTAGTSYLWSTGETTQSITVTTSGSYSVTIIDGPCASSASNVINVTVNPIPAVPTITAGGPTTFCSAGGSVVLTSSASTGNLWSTGETTQSITVATTGSYTVEQILSGCSSGSSASTDVLVNPTPATPTITAGGATTFCTGDSVVLTSTAGTSYLWSTGETTQSITVTTSGSYSVTIIDGPCSSSASNVINVTVNPIPTAPTITAGGPTTFCSGGSVVLTSSASTGNLWSTGETTQSITVATAGSYTVTQTLLGCTSPVSASTDVFVNPTPAAATITAGSATTFCAGGSVVLTSTPGTSYLWSTGETTQSITVTTSGSYSVTIIDGPCSSSASNVINVTVNPIPAAPTITASGPTTFCAGGSVVLTSSASTGNMWSTGATTPSITVSASGTYTVNQTVLGCTSPNATQIITVNPIPAAPTVTAGGPTTFCTGGSVVLTSSASSGNTWSTTETTPSITVTSSGSYTVTQTVLGCTSAASAPVNVIVNTIPAVPTITASGPTTFCAGGSVTLTSSSATNNFWSNGATTQSITVSSSGTFLVQVISNGCSSGTSAPKTVTVNSLPPAPTIVTGTTESICSGSSVTLTSSSTGGNLWSTGATTQSIVVSTAGSYYVTVTDGNGCTSPASPSTVVTVNPLPTAPVISTSGPTSFCSGGSVALTSSYGSGNLWSSGSTANSITVSSSGTYTVTHTDGNGCVSPASSPVTVTVNPIPAAPVITASGPTSFCSGGSVTLTSSQPTGNSWSTAALTPSITVTTSGVYSVIYIDGNGCASPSSAPVVVNVFSNPSTPSITAGGATTICQGSFVTLTSSYTSGNTWSTGGTTQSINATTSGNYTVTHTNANGCSSTSAPTSITVIPVSSIPTISASGSTTICDGSSVTLTSSDVNSTWSTGATTQAIVVTTSGSYSVVGNQTGCPSQPSAPVVVTVNPAPAAPVITPSGSTTICEGEELFLFTSGTGTNTWSTGYVGQVLQVTASGNYWVSVQNAYGCTSSSTVVPVVINTNPAVSINPFADVCTFTAPFTMSNGLPSGGIYTGQGITTNIFYPAAAGEGSSIVTYTYTDANDCSASAQTTITVNNCLGIDEKEQAYFSLFPNPNNGQFQVVSNGTPMDHIIIYDAQGKMVYNEAYPGIFTIEFDLNAYSNGVYYIEINSDQEIRERIPLIINH is encoded by the coding sequence ATGAAAAAACTACTTATTTTCCTATCATTCTCCATGATAGCTCTTGCGAATTGGTCCCAGGTCTCCAACGCCTGCTTCAGTTCGAGAAACGATATTTCCATCCGAAAGACTTTCTCTCAGAGTCGCGGAATGGTAAAAGGTGATTTTGACAGTGACGGAGTGCTCGACATTGTCAGTTCGAATTATGTTGCTTCTGCTTCAACGGTCAAACGATTTTCCTTTCAAAAAGGGTTAGGCAATGGAAAATTCGGTTCCTCGGTCGGATACGGGAATGCAGGGCTCCAAACGCAGGATATCCGAAGTGCTGACTTCAATAACGACGGAAAGCTGGATGTGGCTTACATCAACTTAACGGGTATTTATATTTTTCACGGCCAGGGAAACGGGCTTTTTGATAGTATCACCACTCTTACTCTCACAAACGGAAAGTACATGGCTGTGGGAGACTTCAACGAAGACGGCGCTGTGGATATTGTGGGAACTTCTGCTACCAACCAGTTCACATTATTTGCAGGTACACTGGGTAATCCTACCCTATTCTCTTCTACGGTATTTACTATTACAGGCAGCATCCAAAACATGGAAGTTGCTGATATGGATGGCGATAACCACCTGGATGTTGTTTCCTATACGGCAAATGGTGTTTATGTATCCAAAAATAACAACGGAAGCCTTGGTAATTTCTTCACAGGTACCAATGTTTCTACAAGCGGTAGCGGTCAAACAGATCTAACCATTTGTGATATCGACAATGACGGAGATAAAGACGTAGTTACCACCAACAAATCGAGTAATAACATTTCCGTATTGAAAAACAACGGTACGGGAACTTTGAATTTACATGCTACTTATGCCACAGAACTGGCACCGGACGGCATTGACAATTTTGATATCAACCAGGATGGTTTTAAGGATATTGTCGTTGCCAATGTAAGTTCGTCCACCATCTCCATTTTCTTCGGAGGAAGTGGCGGAGTATTGAGTTTGTACCAGACGATCCAGGCACCTGGAAGCCCGAAAGCGGTGGTTGTAGGCCACTTCACTTCAGATACTTATCCGGACATTGTTTCGGCACAAACTTCCGGAGCTTACTTCAACTCTTTTGTGGGAAATGCCACAAACAATTACCTCCAGACGAATTTGTTCGACATCGGTGCTTCTCCGAGTTCTGCTTTTGCAGCTGACTTTAACGGAGATGGAAACCAAGATGTCGCTATCACACAAGCCGGGGCAAACAATGCCCAAATCTATTTGGGTAACGGTGCGGGAGGTTTTACAGCCGGAGCAATATTAACAACCGGTACTACTCCGTTCTATATTACCGGAGCAGATTTGGATAATTCAGGTTCCATGGACCTTGTTGTGGTGAATAACGGAAGTGGTAACATTACCGTCTTTTACGGTACAGGAAGCGGTACTTTTTCAGCAGGATCAACTTATTCGGTCGGAACAACACCTGTTCAGGCCAAGATCGGACACCTGAACGGTGATGCTTTTACAGATATCGTGGTAACCAATTCCGGGAGCGCGAATTTCTCTGTATTAACTGCCAATGGAGCTTCTTCATTCAATTCGGCAGTCAATTATGCAACCAATCCAACTCCATATCCGATTGTTATTACCGATTACGATAACGACGGATTTAATGATGTGGTAGTAGGTCACAATGCCAGTGCCAGTTCCCAGCTTTTAAAGTTTAAAGGAGACGGATCAGGAACGCTTGCTGCAAACGGGAACATCGGAACAACGACTGCAACTTATCCGTTGGCAACGTCATTGGAATCAGGTGACCTGGATGGTGACGGAGATAAAGACATCATCGTAGGAAGAAGCGGAGACGTCGGAAAGATCTTTAATCCGGCAGTTACAACCGGTAGTGCCGCAACGAACACAACGACCATCATCAACACCACACCCGGTTCAGGTTCTGTTGTGGGGATTAAGATCATTGATGTTAACAACGACGGGAAATTAGACGTCATGGCCACTTATAACAATGGTGGCGGTGTCGTTACGGGGTCATTAGTAGCAAGTGTGGCTACCGGTTTCGGTACAAACGCTGCCTATGTATTAAATCCACCGACAGTTGGATTCGCTTCGGAAACGGATGCGTCTGGTATGGCTGTTGCAGATTTCAACAACGACGGAAGAGTTGATGCGATTATTCCGAACAAAGGATCAAACAGCTTCACCCTTCATCTAAATACCACACCGGTAATTACTGCCGGCGGACCAACCACTTTTTGTAGCGGAAACAGTGTAACACTTACTTCAACGACAGCTTCACAATGGTATGACTGGGATCCGAACAATGAAACCACTCCATCCATTTCGGCAACTGCAACCGGTCCTTATTACGTAGTAACTTCTTCTTCGTGGAGTGACTGGTGCCAGGCGAAATCAGACACTATTACCGTTACGGTAACTCCTGGGCCAACAGCACCGACCATTACTGCCGGAGGACCGACGACTTTCTGTTCAGGCGGAAACGTGGTATTGACCTCTTCCCAGGCAACCGGGAACCAATGGTACAAAAATGGAGTCCTGATTTCAGGAGCTACTGCACAAAATTACACTGCAACAACTGCAGGAACATATACCGTTACATATACCAGCGGAGGATGTACATCTCCTCAATCAACGGGAATTAGTGTAACAGCAACTCAAACCCCGGTAATTACTGCCGGCGGACCGACCACTTTCTGTACAGGCGGATCAGTAGTCCTGACTTCGAATGTTACTTCCAACATTTTATGGTCGAACGGAGCTACTACCCCTTCCATTACGGTAACAACTTCCGGAAATTATTCGGTACAAAATATTGTAAGCGGATGTCCTACGCTCACGTCAAATACCATTACTGTAACAGTTGCTGCTTCCCTAAGCACACCAACTATTTCACCTGCCGGACCGGTAACATTGTGTCCAAGCGGATCAGTGACTTTAACGTCCTCTTCGGCAACCAATAACATTTGGTCTACCGGAGCAACTACCCAATCAATTACGGTTAACACAGCCGGATCTTATTTTGTGCATCTGGACAACGGATCCTGTACTTCTGCCAATTCAACGGCAGTTACGGTAACAAACGGATCTGCTCCTGCTACCCCTACAATTACTGCCGGAGGGCCAACGACTTTCTGTACAGGCGGATCGGTAACATTGACTTCAAGCACAGGAACTTCTTACTTGTGGTCGAATGGTGCAACCACACAGTCGATTACTGTAACTACTTCCGGTTCATACACCGTACAGGTAACAAACTCAGCAGGATGTCAAAGTGCATCCAGTGTAGCAACAGTCGTTACTGTGAACACTGCTCCTGCTACTCCGGCAATCACTGCCGGAGGGCCAACCACTTTCTGTGCAGGCGGATCAGTAACTTTAACTTCAAGTGCAGGAACTTCATACTTGTGGTCGACAGGTGCTACAACTGCTTCCATTAACGTTACAACCGCAGGTTCATATACGGTTCAGGTAACAAACGCATCGGGTTGTCAAAGTGCAGCAAGTTCGGCTACAACTGTAACAGTTAACTCCGCTCCTGCTGCTCCAACCATTACAGCAAGTGGCCCAACAACTTTCTGTGCAGGCGGATCGGTAACACTGACTTCCAGCGCCGGAACTTCCTATTTGTGGTCGACAGGTGCTACAACAGCTTCCATTAACGTTACAACCGCAGGTTCTTATACCGTTCAGGTAACGAATTCGTCGGGATGCCAGAGTGGCTCCAGTACAGCAACTGTTGTTACTGTGAACGCTGCTCCTGCTGCTCCGACCATTACAGCCAGTGGTCCTACGACTTTCTGTGCAGGTGGATCGGTAACACTGACATCCAGCGCAGGGAACTCCTATTTGTGGTCGACAGGTGCCACAACCGCTTCTATTAACGTAACAACTGCAGGTTCTTATACGGTTCAGGTAACAAACGCGGCAGGATGTCAAAGTACAGCCAGCGCAGCAACTGTAGTTACTGTGAACGCTGCTCCTGCTGCTCCGACCATTACCGCAGGTGGTTCAACAACTTTCTGTGCAGGCGGATCGGTAACATTGACTTCCAGTGCAGGAACTTCTTATTTGTGGTCAACAGGAGCAACAACTCCTTCCATCAACGTAACAACTGCAGGTTCCTATACCGTGCAGGTTACAAACTCATCGGGATGTCAGAGTGCTTCGAGTGCAGCAACAACGGTTACTGTAAATGCTTTACCGGCTGCTCCAACCATTACAGCGGGCGGACCAACGACATTCTGTAACGGAAACTCCGTTACCCTGACTTCCAGTGCTGGAAATTCCTATTTGTGGTCGACAGGAGCTACAACTGCTTCTATTAACGTAACAACTTCCGGAAACTACACTGTACAGGTGACAAATGCTGCAGGATGCCAAAGTCCGGCGAGCGCTGCAACTACGGTTACAGTAAGCCCTGGACCAACTGCTCCGACCATTACTGCCGGAAGTGCAACTACTTTCTGTGCCGGCGGATCAGTAACATTGACTTCCAGTGCAGGAACTTCCTATTTGTGGTCAACAGGTGCTACCACTCCTTCTATTAACGTAACAACTTCCGGTTCATATACCGTTCAAATTACTAATGCTTCCGGGTGTCAAAGTACTGCAAGTGCCGCAACGGTTGTAACGGTTAACCCTGCGCCTGCCACTCCGACAGTTACAGCAGGCGGATCAACAACATTCTGTGCCGGCGGATCCGTGACATTGACTTCCAGTGCAGGAACTTCTTACTTGTGGTCAACAGGTGCTACAACGCAATCTATTACCGTAACGACTGCCGGTTCCTATTCTGTTCAGGTAACAAACGCTGCGGGATGTTTGAGTGCGGCAAGTACTGCAACCGTTGTAACTGTAAATGCTTTACCGGCTGCTCCAACCATTTCTGCAGGCGGGCCAACTACATTCTGTGCAGGTGGATCTGTTACTCTTACTTCCAGTGCAGGAACTTCTTATTTGTGGTCAACAGGTGCCACCACATCTTCCATTAACGTAACAACCGCAGGTTCTTATACCGTTCAGGTGACGAATGCAGCGGGATGTCAAAGTCCGGCAAGTTCGGCAACAACTGTAACCGTTAACTCCGCTCCTGCTGCTCCAACCATCACTGCGGGCGGACCAACCACTTTCTGTTCGGGCGGATCTGTTACTCTGACATCCAGTGCAGGAAATTCCTATTTGTGGTCAACAGGTGCTACAACACCTTCCATTACCGTAACAACTGCAGGTTCATATACTGTCCAGGTAATGAACACTGCGGGATGTCAAAGTACTTCCAGTGCAGCAACAACGGTTACCGTGAACGCTTCGCCTTCAGCTCCAACCATTACTGCAAGTGGCTCTACTTCTATTTGTGCCGGTAATTCGGTAACACTGACTTCCAGTGCGGGGACTTCTTACTTGTGGTCGACAGGAGCTACAACGGCTTCTATCAACGTAACAACCGCAGGTTCCTATACGGTTCAGGTAACAAACGCGGCAGGATGTCAAAGTCCGGCTAGTTCAGCAACAACTGTTACTGTAAACGCTTTACCTGCCACTCCGACTATTACAGCAGGTGGACCGACGACTTTCTGTTCAGGCGGATCAGTTACATTGACTTCCAGTTCAGGAAGTGCTTATTTATGGTCGACGGGAGCGACAACCGCTTCTATCAACGTAACCACTTCCGGAAACTATACCGTACAGGTAACAAACGGAGCGGGATGCCAAAGTGCTGCCAGTGCAGCTACGACCGTAACTGTTAACCCTTTACCAGCTACACCAACTATTACAGCAAGTGGTTCTACTACTTTCTGTGCGGGTGGTTCTGTTACTTTAACAGCGAGCGCAGGAACTTCCTACTTATGGTCGACAGGTGCTACAACCGCGTCTATCAACGTAACGACTTCCGGAACTTATTCCGTTCAGGTTACAAACGCAGCAGGATGTCAAAGCGCTTCAAGTGCAGCTACAACTGTAACCGTTAACTCACTGCCTACCGCACCAACTATTACAGCAAGTGGTTCCACTACTTTCTGTGCAGGCGGATCGGTTACATTGACTTCAAGCACCGGAACTTCCTACTTATGGTCGACAGGAGAAACAACGCAATCGATTAACGTTACTGCTTCCGGCTCTTATACCGTTCAGGTAAGCAACGGAGCAGGATGCCAGAGCCTTGCCAGTGCAGCTACAACGGTAACTGTTAACCCACTTCCTGCAACACCAACCATTACGGCAAGTAGTTCTACTACTTTCTGTGCGGGTGGATCGGTAACATTAACTTCCAGTGCAGGAAATGCTTATTTATGGTCGACAGGTGCTACAACGGCTTCCATCAACGTAACAACTTCCGGAACTTATTCCGTTCAGGTAATTAACACAGCTGGTTGTCAAAGTGCTTCAAGCGCTGCAACGGTTGTTACGGTAAATGCTTTACCTGCTGCTCCAACTATCACGGCCGGAGGGCCAACAACTTTCTGTGCAGGCGGATCAGTGACATTGACTTCAAGTACCGGAAATGCTTATTTATGGTCGACAGGAGCTACAACCGCTTCTATTAACGTAACTACATCCGGCTCTTATACGGTACAGGTTTCAGACGCAAACGGCTGTCAAAGCCCTGCGAGTGCTGCAACTGTTATCACAGTAAATCCAAAACCAGCTACTCCGACTATTACAGCGAGTGGTTCAACCACTTTCTGCCTGGGACAAACGGTAACCCTGACTTCAAGCACGGGAAATTCGTACTTGTGGTCAACGGGAGAAACTACTCAATCCATCGTGGTGGGAGCATCCGGATCTTATACCGTACAAGTTGCTAACTCATTCGGTTGTCTAAGTGATCCAAGTGCTCCGAAGAATGTTACGGTAAATGTAACCGTATCAACTCCTTCGATCACTGCGAGCGGACCAACTACTTTCTGTGAAGGTGGTTCGGTGACACTGTCAACCGGCTTCGGGTTATATTACTTCCTGTGGTCAAATGGTGAAACAACACAGTCTATTGATGTAGATACTTCCGGTACATTTACAGTAGTACGCACAAATATCCTTACCGGCTGTCAAAGTCTTCCAAGCAGCCCGGTAACTGTTACCGTTAATCCAACGCCTGCTGCGCCATCCATTACAGCGAGTGGAGCAACAACATTCTGCGCAGGCGGATCGGTTACTTTAACTTCCGGCCCGGGAGCAGCTTACTTATGGTCTACAGGAGCTACAACCGCTTCTATTAACGTAACAACATCCGGTTCATACACCGTACAAATAACGGATGCTAACGGATGTCAAAGTCCTTTCAGTACAGCAACAGCTGTTACCGTACATCCAAATCCAACCGCACCAACAATTACTGCGAGCGGACCAACTACATTCTGTGACGGAGGTTCCGTAACATTGACTTCAAGTACCGCAACTTCTTATTTATGGTCGACAGGAGAAACCACGCAATCCATCATTGTTACAACTACAGGTTCTTACTCTGTAGCGGTTACAAACGGATTCGGATGTTCCACTTCTGCTGCTACACCAACAAATGTCACTGTAAATCCAAATCCGGCAGTTCCAACCATTACAGCCGGCGGACCAACTACATTCTGTGATGGTGATTCTGTGATCTTAACCTCATCTTCTACGACCGGAAACCTTTGGTCGACCGGAGAAACCACGCAATCCATTACTGTTACAGCTTCGGGAACTTACTCCCTGGAAGTATCCAACGGATTCGGTTGCTCTACAGCAGCAGCAGCGGCAACCAGTGTAACAGTAAATCCGATTCCTGCTGTACCGACAATTACTGCCGGCGGTCCGCTAACTTTCTGCGACGGAGGCTCAGTAACGCTAACTTCTTCGGCTTCAACAGGAAACTTATGGTCAACAGGAGAAACAACACCATCCATTACGGTGACAACAACAGGATCCTACACTGTTGAGCAAATCCAATCAGGTTGCTCCTCAGGTGCTTCTGCTTCAACAGACGTGATCGTGAATCCAAATCCGGCGGTTCCAACCATTACAGCTGGTGGGCCAACCACATTCTGTGACGGTGATTCAGTTATTCTGACTTCATCTTCTACCACCGGAAACTTGTGGTCGACAGGAGAAACAACGCAATCCATTACTGTTACAGCTTCGGGAAATTACTCCCTGGAAGTATCCAACGGATTCGGTTGTTCTACTGCATCAGCTTCTGCAACGAATGTGACAGTGAATCCGATTCCTGCCGTACCAACGATCACAGCAGGCGGACCAACCACATTCTGTTCGGCAGGTGGTTCAGTGGTACTGACTTCTTCGGCTTCAACAGGAAACTTGTGGTCGACGGGAGAAACAACGCAATCCATTACTGTTACAACAACAGGTTCATATACCGTAGAACAAATCCTTGCAGGATGTTCTTCAGGATCTTCTGCTTCAACGGACGTATTGGTAAATCCAACACCGGCTACTCCAACCATCACAGCAGGAAGTACAACAACTTTCTGTACGGGTGACAGTGTGGTGTTAACATCAACAGCAGGAACTTCCTACTTGTGGTCGACTGGTGAAACCACCCAATCCATTACGGTTACAACTTCCGGATCTTACTCCGTAACAATCATCGACGGACCTTGTGCTTCAAGCGCTTCCAATGTGATCAACGTAACCGTGAATCCAATTCCTGCCGTACCTACGATCACAGCAGGCGGACCAACCACATTCTGTTCGGCAGGTGGTTCAGTGGTACTGACTTCTTCGGCTTCAACAGGAAACTTGTGGTCAACCGGAGAAACAACGCAATCCATTACGGTTGCAACAACAGGTTCGTATACCGTAGAACAAATCTTGTCAGGATGTTCCTCAGGATCTTCTGCTTCAACAGACGTATTGGTGAATCCAACACCTGCTACTCCAACAATTACAGCAGGCGGAGCAACGACGTTCTGTACGGGAGATTCGGTTGTCCTGACATCAACAGCGGGAACTTCCTACTTGTGGTCGACAGGAGAAACCACGCAATCCATCACCGTTACAACTTCCGGATCTTATTCCGTAACAATCATTGACGGGCCGTGTTCTTCCAGTGCCTCCAACGTGATTAACGTAACAGTGAATCCGATTCCAACTGCTCCAACGATTACGGCAGGCGGACCAACCACATTCTGTTCGGGAGGATCTGTTGTACTGACTTCTTCCGCTTCAACAGGAAACCTGTGGTCGACCGGAGAAACAACGCAATCCATTACGGTTGCAACAGCAGGTTCTTACACCGTAACTCAAACATTACTGGGATGTACCTCCCCGGTTTCCGCTTCAACGGACGTATTCGTGAACCCTACTCCGGCAGCTGCAACCATTACGGCAGGCAGTGCCACAACATTCTGTGCGGGTGGTTCCGTAGTATTGACATCTACACCGGGAACTTCTTACTTGTGGTCAACCGGTGAAACAACGCAATCCATCACCGTTACAACTTCCGGATCTTACTCCGTAACAATTATCGACGGGCCTTGTTCTTCCAGTGCTTCCAACGTGATTAACGTAACCGTGAATCCGATCCCGGCTGCTCCAACCATTACAGCAAGCGGACCAACCACATTCTGTGCCGGCGGATCCGTCGTATTGACATCTTCTGCTTCGACAGGAAATATGTGGTCTACGGGAGCTACGACTCCATCAATCACCGTATCAGCGAGCGGCACTTACACTGTTAACCAAACAGTATTGGGATGTACAAGTCCGAATGCCACTCAGATAATTACAGTCAATCCGATCCCGGCTGCACCTACAGTAACTGCGGGCGGACCTACTACATTCTGTACAGGTGGATCTGTGGTACTAACATCTTCTGCATCTTCCGGGAACACGTGGTCGACAACAGAAACAACACCATCCATTACAGTAACATCGAGCGGTTCATACACCGTGACTCAGACAGTATTGGGATGTACTTCTGCGGCATCTGCTCCGGTGAATGTTATTGTGAATACAATTCCTGCAGTTCCGACAATTACTGCCAGTGGGCCTACTACGTTCTGTGCGGGCGGTTCAGTTACACTTACCTCCTCTTCCGCAACGAATAACTTCTGGTCGAACGGAGCTACGACACAATCCATTACCGTAAGTTCATCCGGAACCTTCCTGGTTCAGGTTATTAGCAACGGATGTAGTTCAGGAACATCCGCTCCGAAAACAGTCACTGTGAATTCACTTCCTCCGGCACCGACCATCGTTACCGGAACAACCGAATCCATTTGTTCAGGTTCTTCCGTAACATTGACCTCTTCTTCAACAGGAGGAAACTTATGGTCAACAGGAGCTACAACACAATCCATCGTTGTTTCAACTGCAGGTTCTTATTATGTAACGGTAACGGACGGTAACGGATGTACTTCTCCGGCATCACCTTCAACGGTAGTAACGGTGAATCCATTGCCGACGGCTCCGGTGATCAGTACCAGCGGACCAACTTCATTCTGTTCCGGAGGATCTGTTGCATTGACATCGTCTTACGGTTCAGGTAATTTATGGTCGAGCGGTTCTACAGCAAACTCCATTACAGTAAGCAGCAGCGGAACTTACACCGTTACTCATACTGACGGAAACGGATGCGTTTCACCTGCTTCATCGCCGGTAACAGTTACTGTGAATCCAATTCCTGCGGCTCCGGTAATCACTGCAAGCGGACCAACATCATTCTGTTCAGGAGGATCAGTGACACTGACTTCTTCACAGCCTACAGGTAACTCCTGGTCGACAGCTGCTTTGACACCAAGCATCACTGTAACAACAAGCGGCGTATACAGCGTTATCTATATCGACGGAAACGGATGTGCATCACCTTCTTCTGCTCCTGTAGTAGTGAACGTGTTCTCAAATCCTTCCACTCCTTCCATTA